Part of the Echeneis naucrates chromosome 1, fEcheNa1.1, whole genome shotgun sequence genome, AGAGGAGCCCACCCCCTGTCGCTGTGGCACAGTCCAGGAAGGGAGCAATGAGGAAGCTTAagaaggagagacaggaggaggaagaagaggatgaggaagatgaaaatgaagaagatgTGGAGGTTGTGGAGGTAAAGAGGcccaaagaggaggaggatgcagaTATCGTTTGTCCCCAGTCACTCAGCAGCAAGTCCAAAGAGATGCAGCCAccaaaagaggaggaagatgaggaggatgaggaagaggaggaagaggacgaggagAATGGagtgatggaggtggaggatgaAAGTGGGCCAGAGGATAAGGAAAAAGATTTACTGAGGTAACATGAGGTCTTGTCTGCTTTGTGAATATCACATAgtgtttgaaataaaactaagACGACGTATTCCTGAGTTATGTTCAAAAATGTCAGTCCAAAATCAAAATGATATTGTATTACATTCGTTTTCATAACAATTATACTGAAAGCACTTGTCACCAAAATGATATGAGAGAAAGGGAATTTATCAACACTTAATTTTAGGAAATTAATTCAATGGGTTTTTGGCACCTCTATACAAAACAAGCAACCTGTAACTTAACCTCCCACTGCTGCAATAACTTAACCGGattaatttgttaaaatttATGTAAGTTTAGGGGACAATTTAAAATAGATGATAACACTGTATGAATTGGTTACAGCTACTTAAATGTGAAGACTTTATGCTTTTTGCCATCATGCTTGACATTAAACTGAAACCTGGGGGAGGTTTTTTGACTGTTCCTCAGATATaatggacatttttaaatgtcttattGTGCTGCAGGAAATCATAACAgcattttcctccattttctgacattttataaacaaaaaaaattattgagaAAACAGTGTTAGATAATcaatcataaaaataattatttgcaaCTTTAGAAGGAGAAACTAATTTATGTGATAGCTGTCTGGCTCTGTAGTAACATGCCAGCTGGTACATTAAAAGTTAGATTGGAAGATACGTTGACGAAAATCTCACCAAGTTCTACGTGATAGCATTAAAAGAATTTAATGAACTAATCACTCACTGTCTGTCTATTTTCAGCGGTTCGGGGCGTCACCACATGCTGCCCCTGCTCTCATCTTTGTCCTCTCTAGTGCTGTACCTCCGTCGGCTGCAGCACTCCGCCTTCTTGTCTCTGTCTCGGCAGCTGCAGTCAGCCGAAGCCTGGCGCCTTCTCTGCCACTCCAGCTTGGCTCTCCTAATCCTGTACAACCGACGACGTGAATGTGAGGTCTCCAAGCTGTCTATTGCTGAATATCGGGCTCGTGTCACTCCACAGTGCCCTGTTCCGGTTCCCCCTGGTGCCCCTCCAGCTCTCACCCCATTGGAAgcctctctttccccctttgAGCGCTTGGTGCTTCCCCATCTCCCAAGAGTTGGCGTCCAGGGTAAGCGTGGACGCGTCCAGCCCCTCATCCTCCCCCCTCACTGTGAGCCATGCCTGGAGCTACTATTGCAGACACGACAGGATGTAGGAGTTGACCCTGCAAACCCATATGTCTTTGCCAGACCCTACCACTCCCCCGCCACACCACTGAGAGGCACTGATCTCCTCCGCAGCCTGGCCCGCTCCAGCGGCACCCGCAATCCTCGTGCACTGACCCAGACCAGGGTTCGGCGCCAGGTAGCAATCCTAACGCAGCTCCTGCTTctgggagaaggagaggagccTGGGCAGCCAGGAGGCAGTGCAGTGGAAAGGCTGGAGCACTTCCTTGAAAGGGAGTACCACGTCACACAGAACTGTGCAGGAATTGGCCAAGACCCAGGACTGATGGGCCGAGTGGGCCGGGTTGTGCTttgtggagagagagatggagtgcTGTTCAGAGGGATGAGCCTGAACCACATCTGCCTGGAACTGGACGGTGAGATTGATAGACGACTGAATGAAAGAGTGGAACTGATGATGTGTTGTATCGTCCACGACGAGCTCTATATCACAAGAAAACCAATAGAAATCAGTTTCATAAGCCTTTTCtcagtgctgtcaaaaaaaaaaaaaaaaaaaactggcttgGAAAGGATTAAAGCCTTCCCTCcagttattgtgtgtgttggtgtgtaaaTGGGAAGATAGACAGGAGTAATAGAGATGTTAAGCTCTTACTTCCCACTCCTTTGAACCTGTTGCCAacctttcctccccctccctctttccagTTATGTCAGGAAACTCTGCAGACTCGTACTCCGAGGGAGAGTCTGAAGGGGAGCAGGTAAAGGAGAAACCAGAGGCACCCAGTTCTGCTCCGACACCGAACCCTACACCTACCCTGCTGTATGTCAGGAAAGGCAAGAACAACGGGCGTGTGGGACGACCAAAGAAGCTCAAGAACACCCAGCCAccccctctgcctcctccccctccacccgCAAACCGCAGGAGAGGCTCAGGTCAGCCCAAATCAGGTTTGTTTGGGTTTCAAGTAAAATCTGTGTTTCGGTTTTTtaagaaaaggaaacacagaaagcAAATGACAGAACAGTAAGTAAAACATGCTGGtgagttaataaaaaaaaaaaccaaaacaaaacaaaaaaaaaaaaacaacatagaTGGCACCTACTCCATCAATTAAAACATTACCGCAAGGGCCGATCAAGCTGTTGGTTCGTCAAACtcacagccagtcagtcagtagACCACCCTACAACGATTGGAAACGGTTTTACTCGTCCAAAAGTTTGTATTCTACGTCCAGTGATCTCATCCTGTCCTGACAGTCAATGACTGATGTGCTTTTGCATTTAGTCCAGATCTACTGCTTGTGATGGAAAACTTATCAAGACATGTTTGTCTGAAGTGCAAACCTGAAGATTTTAGATTTAAACTGATTTCAGTTTACTTCTTGATTGTTATTGTGATGAATTCGAAAGGTtagaaaaacaatttaaaattgcCTGCACCTGATTGGAACTGACTAATTTTGTGATTCCTGTGAACTGTCACTTCTGATgccattgtgtttgtgtggtgatgGTGGAAGGAAGGCGGTCTACTGGACGCAGTGGTGAACCTTTGTGGCAGCTGAAAGACGCTGTTAAAAGTTGTGATCTTTAAATCTCTTCTTCCTTGCAGGAAAGCGAGGTGTTCTGAAGCGTCCCTGGTCTGAGGCTGAGCGTGCGGCGGTTGAGGAGCACCTGACCCGAAACATCACCGAGCTCCGGGTCCCAGCCAAGGCTGACTGTGAGCGCTGTCTGCAGCAGTGCCCCCTGTTAGTCAGCAACCACCGCGACTGGCGAGCCATCAAGTTCTACTGCCACAACCGCATTCAGCTGTTGAAGAAAAACCAGCGGCGTGAAAGTGAACCACAGCCCCTCACTGTCTGCTGAGAAGGGAGAAGTGTTCAGGGCGGGACTTGACATTGGGGAGGGAGGGGCGGTGGCTGGAAGAGGGATGTCTGTACTGCAGCTAATCACAGCAGATTCAAATGGTACCCTGCTGCCCAGAAAATGCACTAATTTTGAGAGGACCGTCAtataatttgttatttttgaccGGTTCCTAATTTGACAACTGacggcatttttttttttatttcattttgagcCACACTAGAACAGAAATTTCAATTCACTCTTTTGCTGCTCTACTTTAAGGTCTTAAAAATACACTAGAGTCTTTATGGTGCTCCTGTTTGAGAGTTAGAGTGCAAGTCTTGTCAAAAGCAGTGCACTTGGATGGGTGCCGTTTGAGACATGCCTTGGGGGACTTTGCAGACCACGGCACCAGCCACAGACTGTCGTCTTGTACATGGACATTTTTCCCGGCTTCCATAACAGATAGACTAacctgaaatataaaaaaagggAGCCACCTGACCCCTACAGTGTTGTTATATGAACGTCGTGAAGTAGCATTAGATTTTTCATGCTCTGAGACGTTAATAGGACAAATGGCCTGAGCCTGGGCCACACTTTTCTTCATAGTGGCTTTATAATTAGAGTAGGCCTAACTAATGCTACCATAGAAGAATAGCCTCAAACAAGCTAGTTCCACTTTTCATACTGACTGTGCAGTTCTGACTtcaattttaatatatttggaCCTTAATTTACATGTAAGGTACTAGGTGGTGAGTTCCACTTTTACAGTTACAatgaagttttttgtttgttcaaatggAAATGGAACGCATTACGAGAATTTTTTGAGTTGTGGGTTTCGTGATTGAGACAATTAAATGGCACCAGAATGTTGTGAAGTTACTTTTGAATACCTAAGATGGTTAGTTATACAACAAAGTCCAcaaaacatactgtacaatCTGCTGTCTTTTCCATAAACAGACTCGTTCCTAGATGTCGACAGCTACCATTTTCTCCAGAAACAGTATGTTCATGTTTCCCCGtcgttttctgttttttctgcctGTTGCACATTTGTTATTCAGAGAAGTAAAATAAGGTTCTCTAGGCCAATAAGCTGGATATCACTTTATATATGGGGAGGAGATTTGCCATGGTtgtgttaaaagtaaaaaaaaaaaaaaaagaaagaaaaaaaaaagggggggaggggggggcattTATCTGAGAAGTGATTGTTCTGTGTCACCatgtttgttgctttgtctgtgttgtcttttCCAATGGCTAGAGCTCCTCCTGTCTTTTCACAGTCACACTACATGGTTTGCAGCTCAATAAAATGATTGgtttttcatcagtgtttctggaAATCCATCGGACTAAAACCTCCACAAAACCTCAAGATAGATACTTGAAGTTATTTAAACTTTTTGCAGAATCTTCTGTTCTTTCTTGCTCTAGCCTTGCCAGTTACATTGTATATAACAGAAATATTATCATTATGCTAACTGGTTGTCTGTGCTAGACTATatgtagcttttttttcccatttctgaGTTATGGCTATCTGTACATAAGCCTGTTTGTAAATAATCctcagagaaacaaagaaaaaacacaatgtatGACATGCCTTGGatgttgtgttatgttttttcttttttttatataagtCTTATAAAACTTTAAAGCTGTACATTTCGTGTTATGGTCATTTTTTCCGCTGCCCCCTCATGGATTCTTTTGCCAAAAgtaattcttgtttttgtttggtgcAACATCGCAGGGATTTGTAATTTATCACTTAAACGTATCTGATTAGAATTCATGTTCCTTTATTTGCCCCACAGCGGGAAAATTAAGGATAGTAGGAAGGGGAGAGTGAAATAAGTAATAAGTTAGGGAAGATGTAATAGaagtaaatatgtaaatatataaaaaaatatatatatgttgttgGAAGGTTTGTTAAAAATGATCTCACTGAGCTGTTTTTAATCACTTCCATCATATGTGCAGTTCAACAGCAGTGCCAATAGATGGGTGTGTTGCTTCATAAACTGTTCTCCCTTTCCTGAAAGTAGCAGCAGATTTTCAGCCAGCTGATGGTCAGCATTGTAAGACTTCTCATTTGAAAGCAAGAGCCACTGTGTCCTCTGCAACGGCAGACTTGGTCTCGCCTGTAGCCACTTCACTTCAGGGTGAAAAGTGGCTTCCAGATAGGCAGAGccaaacacaggcacacaacaATCAGATGGGCATCACCGAGTAAAAGAGCACAACCCCATGTCTCCAGACTAGATCAACTTTCTTACGTAATACACCGCAACTTTCAAAAGaagcaacaaataaacaagttaCAAACGCTAAAGGATGGAGACCGAAGGGCACTGGAAACTGAAAAGAGTTCCCTGATTGCCTGATCAAGCTGAAAAATGTTATCTACAAGGGGTCGAAGAGCAGCAAGTGAAAAGTCAATGAAGCAATTTATTATTAGGAGGTCCAGAGTTCATGATCACTGTGTGACAACTCAGCTGACTCTTTACAGAGGATGAAAAGGAAAGCCTGATCTCCAACTCTACATTTAGAGCATTCACCCTGATGAAGGTGATTACGTAGCCTGCTGATAACACGTCTCAGCTCTCTCAGCTTGGacttttagaaaacaaaagtgcaggCTTACAAACTAAGAACTTGAGAGGCTCGTGTAGGATCAAGTGTTTTAAGGCCTTGGCCAAAACTAAAAACCTGTGACAAATGAGAAACTGATCTTCTGACATGACTGTTTATATGCATTTAAATCCCTTCGCCGTCATGTATTCTGCAACCTTGAAAAGTTTGGAGACTGTCATATGACTTCATATGACTCATTagtgaggacattaaagggttatTCATATTCTTCTCTGAATGTTAGTTCTGTGTTGGTTCATACAAAAGTCATTTGCACACAATGTTGGTTAATTAAAGgccaaatacaaaaaatatcatGAGATcgtctctcttttttccttttgtgcttTGTGTATGCAATAAGATTAGATTTAATAAGATACAATCACATTACAAGTggctcctccagcagcatcgctGTAAGATCCCCTATTCAGGAAAGATTATGAATTCCTTCTTATCTTCTATTTTCTCCGTTTCCTGACTGCCAATGACACAGATACAAAAACAAGGCTAAGAGCTATAGCTATTTACAATCACACACTAATAACTAATAGCTCTTTAGAGCAAAATCACTTCTTAACGACCTTGACAATCAAGAGATAAATATCTCTGCACTCTTTACAtgttcaacaacatttgacacTGAGATGTTCATAGTTTAACTGCTAATACTGTAAATGAACAACTTTTATAATCAAATGAACTCCTGCagtccagttttgttttgtttttttttttgttaatgcgGAAAAGGCACAACTACCTGCAGCTTTTTCCTTTGTCCAGAAGGTGGTagtaaaagaacaaaacagatcATCTTAGCATTGTAATCAAGCCATTTTAATTGGATAGAAGCTCTGATATTTGCCTATTATACAATCCAAAGCACAACCCTCCCTTTCTTA contains:
- the LOC115045143 gene encoding uncharacterized protein LOC115045143 isoform X1: MAETVRSLFDYRDSHGLNSDGEGLKPAPLLRGRGCGRKRKGTPVKVFVTHAEEESVPEHSFSPGDRKEAAENKRPTADGPYYNTEPAPHNCGPSEGGHEKVSSGSKTSSCSASTPAPAASSAPTPTPVPAPAPATAASAQATSLTPASTAPAAPTASAPAPTASSFPPSPNCRIREVHCGSQVRLVVIAIRDITKGEEITVDYSLTEWGENLGFRGTVSPAQHECNSDTESNNIKKEDEPVSLTAQQPQQQPQQQQQQQQQEYVTPSWSLSPSSSPISHSDASDSDAGDEDNSSPRGRALRRRKKRRGTPSKKKTLQRIPPGRPPSVPPANIPHHNRPLPSFQPQSQSSPPCSSSSSSTKPLFKAPAALGSNSMSNIDTSVPRGGVSIDSMRQTCEYCGRHFRSLGRHLDKHHAHQPEVCSALVERYTQMPRLHAQNTSPTRTHTHSPQHSKLSQVSGQSRSSDLPQSCVQDLSMSPPALSTANQSPASSGRNSTQSVLTPPRGQNAVPVSVLKRSPPPVAVAQSRKGAMRKLKKERQEEEEEDEEDENEEDVEVVEVKRPKEEEDADIVCPQSLSSKSKEMQPPKEEEDEEDEEEEEEDEENGVMEVEDESGPEDKEKDLLSGSGRHHMLPLLSSLSSLVLYLRRLQHSAFLSLSRQLQSAEAWRLLCHSSLALLILYNRRRECEVSKLSIAEYRARVTPQCPVPVPPGAPPALTPLEASLSPFERLVLPHLPRVGVQGKRGRVQPLILPPHCEPCLELLLQTRQDVGVDPANPYVFARPYHSPATPLRGTDLLRSLARSSGTRNPRALTQTRVRRQVAILTQLLLLGEGEEPGQPGGSAVERLEHFLEREYHVTQNCAGIGQDPGLMGRVGRVVLCGERDGVLFRGMSLNHICLELDVMSGNSADSYSEGESEGEQVKEKPEAPSSAPTPNPTPTLLYVRKGKNNGRVGRPKKLKNTQPPPLPPPPPPANRRRGSGQPKSGKRGVLKRPWSEAERAAVEEHLTRNITELRVPAKADCERCLQQCPLLVSNHRDWRAIKFYCHNRIQLLKKNQRRESEPQPLTVC
- the LOC115045143 gene encoding uncharacterized protein LOC115045143 isoform X2 produces the protein MAETVRSLFDYRDSHGLNSDGEGLKPAPLLRGRGCGRKRKGTPVKVFVTHAEEESVPEHSFSPGDRKEAAENKRPTADGPYYNTEPAPHNCGPSEGGHEKVSSGSKTSSCSASTPAPAASSAPTPTPVPAPAPATAASAQATSLTPASTAPAAPTASAPAPTASSFPPSPNCRIREVHCGSQVRLVVIAIRDITKGEEITVDYSLTEWGENLGFRGTVSPAQHECNSDTESNNIKKEDEPVSLTAQQPQQQPQQQQQQQQQEYVTPSWSLSPSSSPISHSDASDSDAGDEDNSSPRGRALRRRKKRRGTPSKKKTLQRIPPGRPPSVPPANIPHHNRPLPSFQPQSQSSPPCSSSSSSTKPLFKAPAALGSNSMSNIDTSVPRGGVSIDSMRQTCEYCGRHFRSLGRHLDKHHAHQPEVCSALVERYTQMPRLHAQNTSPTRTHTHSPQHSKLSQVSGQSRSSDLPQSCVQDLSMSPPALSTANQSPASSGRNSTQSVLTPPRGQNAVPVSVLKRSPPPVAVAQSRKGAMRKLKKERQEEEEEDEEDENEEDVEVVEVKRPKEEEDADIVCPQSLSSKSKEMQPPKEEEDEEDEEEEEEDEENGVMEVEDESGPEDKEKDLLSGSGRHHMLPLLSSLSSLVLYLRRLQHSAFLSLSRQLQSAEAWRLLCHSSLALLILYNRRRECEVSKLSIAEYRARVTPQCPVPVPPGAPPALTPLEASLSPFERLVLPHLPRVGVQGKRGRVQPLILPPHCEPCLELLLQTRQDVGVDPANPYVFARPYHSPATPLRGTDLLRSLARSSGTRNPRALTQTRVRRQVAILTQLLLLGEGEEPGQPGGSAVERLEHFLEREYHVTQNCAGIGQDPGLMGRVGRVVLCGERDGVLFRGMSLNHICLELDVMSGNSADSYSEGESEGEQVKEKPEAPSSAPTPNPTPTLLYVRKGKNNGRVGRPKKLKNTQPPPLPPPPPPANRRRGSGKRGVLKRPWSEAERAAVEEHLTRNITELRVPAKADCERCLQQCPLLVSNHRDWRAIKFYCHNRIQLLKKNQRRESEPQPLTVC